The DNA segment GGGTACTGCACCCCAGGCATGATCATGAACGCCTATGGCTTGCTCCTGAATAATCCTGAACCCACGCGGGAAGAAGTCGTCATCGCTATGGATGAAAACCTTTGCCGCTGCGGAGCCCATGGCCGGATCATCCAGGCCATACAGAATGCAGGAAAAAAGATGAAAAAAGCATAAGATTATGAACAGCGATAAAAGATACAACGACAGGCTTTTTAAAAATATGGGCAATCCCTTTGACATGGACCGCAGGGACTTCATGAAGCGGATCGGGACCGGACTCGTCGTCGCATTTTCGGTGGGGAGAACTCCTTTGAAAGCCGGCCTGCCCCAGGACGGCGATCCGGGTTTTAACGCTTATCTGCGCATTGGTGAGGACGGAAAGGTGACCCTTTATACCGGAAAGATCGAAATGGGACAGGGACCTATTACCTCCCTTCCTATGGAACTGGCCGATGAACTGGACGTCCGGCTGGAAGATGTGGACATCCTCATGGGAGACACCGACCTCTGTCCCTGGGACGAGGGTACCTACGGCTCGCTGTCGACCCGTGTTTTCGGACAGGTCATGCGTGCTGCAGCGGCCAAAGCCAGAGCCATCCTGCTGAAAATGGCAGCCGGGGAACTCTCCCTGGAAACAAGTCAGCTGGAGGTGCGCGACGGCATCGTCCGTTCGCGCGACAACCATAACAAAAGGATCAGCTATGCCGAGTTGACCAAAGGCAAAAAAATCCTGGAAACCGAAATCGGGGATGTAGCCATGAAAAAAGCATCGGAATTCAGGATCATGGGGAACGCCCGTTTACGGGTGGATTCTGTGGAGAAGGTGACTGGTGAGGCCAAATATGCGGGGGATATCCAGCTCCCGGGCATGCTGTCGGCGAGGATCCTTCGTCCACCCTCACTGGGTGCCCGGCTGCTGGCTGTGGATACCTCCGAAGCAGAAGCCATGGAAGGCCTTACCGTGGTTAAAGACGGGGATTTCGTGGCTGTTCTGCATCCCTCCCGGCATATGGCAGGCAAGGCCATCGAAACCATAAAGGCGGAATGGGAAGAAGAAGAAGTTGAGCTGAACCATGACTCGCTTTTCGATCACATCCTGGAAATCGCCACAGAGAGCCGCGTACTTGCATCCAAGGGTCAACTTTCCCAGGGAAAGTCGGACGCTGTTCAGCATATTGAAAGCAGCTTCCTGGACCCCTATATTGCTCACTCACCTATTGAAAACCATACGGCCACAGCCCTTATGGAGAACGGCAAAATGAAGGTATGGGCTTCCTGCCAGACTCCTTATCCTACCCGCGACGATATCGCAGAAACAGTGGGCATGGATCCCGGGGATGTGCAATTGCTTCCTATTTTTGTAGGAGGTGGTTTCGGCGGAAAAATCTACAACCCCCAGGCTACGGAAGTGGCTCGTCTGGTAAAACTCACCGGGAAGCCTGTCCAGCTGGTCTTCAGCCGCGAAGAGGAATTCATGTACGACCGCCTGCGTCCCGCGGCCGTGGTGAAGATAAACGCCGGGCTGAATGAGGCCGGACGGATCAGCTACTGGGATTTAACGGTTCATCAGGGAGGGGGACGTGAAGCAGAACATTTTTATGACATCCCCCACTCCAGGACCAGGACCAAAAGTGCTCCCCGCGGAACCATGGGACATCCTTTCTTTACAGGAGCCTGGAGAGCCCCCAGTGTAAACACCAATACCTTCGCCAGGGAATCACAGATGGACATCCTGGCCGCAGCTTCTGGCGTGGATCCCGTAGAGTTCAGGCTACGCCACCTCGAACACGACCCCCGGATGGCTAATGTGCTTAAGACCGGCGCGGAACGTTTTGGCTGGACCCCTGCCAAAGGTCCCAGCGGCAGAGGTTATGGCTTCGCATTGGGAATAGATGTGGGAACCTACGTGGTGGTTTTCGTGGAAGTTGAAGTGGACAGGACTACCGGATATGTACAGGTGAAAAGGGCCGTAAGCTGTCAGGACATGGGTATGATAGTCAACCCGCAGGGAGCCACCATCCAGGCAGAAGGCTGCATGTTAATGGGACTGGGTTATGCCCTCAGGGAGGAAATACAATTCGAAGGCCGGAAAATGCTTAGCAGGAATTATGACTCCTACAGCATTACTCAGTTTAATATGGCTCCCGAACTGGAGGTGGTCCTGATGGATTCACCGCATGAAGTTCCCCACGGAGGAGGCGAACCCCCTGTCGTATGTATGGGAGGCGCCGTTGCCAATGCGGTGTTCGATGCGACGGGGGCCAGGGTGTTCCGCCAGCCTTTGACCCCGGAACGTGTGAAGCAGGCCATCGACTCCATCTGATACAGAACTTTATGCAGCTGGAGGTCCTGTTCATCCTGGCGATCTGCCTGGTCGCCTTCCTGTATTCATCGGTGGGCCATGGCGGAGCCAGCGGATACCTGGCCTTCATGGCTTTGTTCGGGATTGAAGTGGCTCTGATGAAGCCCTCGGCCCTGATCCTGAATCTTTTTGTCTCTTCCATCGCCTTTATCTCATTTTACAGGGCAGGGCACTTCCGGGCACGGCTCCTTATACCCTTCGTGGTCACCTCCATCCCCATGGCCTTCCTGGGTGCCAGCCTGGAGCTTCCACCTGAGCTGTATAAAAAGATCCTGGGGGTCTGCCTATTCCTGGCTGCCCTGAGGATCGTGATCCGAACAGGAGAGGATGGCGATCGTAAACAGCTGTCTATTCCCATAGCCCTGGCAGCCGGAGCCTTGATTGGCTTCTTCTCCGGGATGATCGGGATCGGGGGAGGGATCATTCTCAGTCCCCTCTTGCTGCTTACCCGCTGGGGAGGTATGAAGGAGACTGCGGCTGCCTCGGCTGCCTTTATTTTCCTGAACTCCCTGGCCGGACTGAGCGGTCACATCCTGGCCGGAATGGAGGTCTCACCCAAAATTGCGCTCTGGATCGTGGCGGTGATGGCGGGAGGACTGCTGGGATCCTGGACAGGCGGATTCAGACTGACGGCCATGCAACTCAAATACCTGATTACCACAGTTTTGCTAATTGCCAGCCTCAAGCTTTTTATTATTTAAGTGGAAATCTTTTACATTTACAGGAATTGGGAGATATGATTCAATTGGAGAAGGCACTGGCACGGGCGGGAATATATCCGGTCCGGACAGGAAGCGAAACGCTTCCCCTGGAGGATACGCCTGGCCGGGTGCTTGCAGAGGATATTTTCGCGGACAGAGATATCCCTCCCTTTCCAAGGTCCACCATGGACGGGTACGCTTGCAGACGCAAGGATCTGCCGGGCCCCCTGGTAGTCCTGGAGACCATTGAAGCAGGGAAATTACCGGTACACGATATTGGCAGGGGCCGGTGCTCCAAAATCATGACCGGAGCCATGGTCCCCTCAGGAGCCGATTGTGTGATCATGAAGGAAGATGTGGAGACCGGGACGGATGGCCGGATCTTATTTACCGCGGTTGAAACCGAAGCGCATATAGATTCCAGGGGACAGGATCTGAAGAAAGGTGAGCTGCTTCTCCCCCAAGGATGCTGTTTAACTCCCGGGCATCTGGGGATCATTGCATCTGCGGGTAAGACCCGAATAAAGGTGGCCCGGGCCCTTAAGGTGGGCATCCTGGCCACCGGAAGCGAACTTATCGAAGCCGGCCAGCATCCTGAAGGGGCGCAGATACGAAATTCCAATTCTTACCAGCTGGCTGCCCAGATTCGTCGTGCAGGCCACCTGCCTTACGCTATGGGGATTGTGGAGGACCGCTTCGAAAGCATTGCGGAACGGATCACCATGGCCCTGGAAGGGACCGACTTGCTGCTTTTAACCGGAGGGGCCTCCGTGGGAGAACTCGACCTGGTCCCCGGTGTATTGAAAGAACTGGGGTTCCGCCTGGAATTCGACCGGGTGGCCATGCAACCCGGAAAACCTGTCTCCTTCGCTCACCGGGAAAACAAGCGATGTTTCGGGCTGTCGGGAAACCCCGTTTCCAGTTTTGTGCAGTTCGAATTGCTGGTCAGGCCTTACCTGGAGATCTGCGCAGGGATGCTTCCGGTTAATAAAAGGATCCTGGTCACCCTGGAGAAGGAATACCGGAGGAAACAGGCCGACAGGCAGTTCTTCCTGCCCGTTACTTTCACCGGCGGGGGGGCCTGTGAAGCGGTTGAATACCACGGTTCCGGCCACCTTCATGCCCTGGAGAAGGCTACGGGTTTTGCCGAGATCCCTGCCGGGCAAAAAATAGTAAATAAAGGAGATAAGGTGCATGTACGACTCATTTAACAGGGAAATTACTTATCTGCGCATCTCGGTAACCGACCGGTGTAATCTGGCCTGCAGGTACTGCATGCCGGAACAGCTGACAGTTGCTGCGCATGGAAGCAGAATCCTGGACTTCAATGAGATCACGCATATTGTAAGGACCCTGGCTCCCCTGGGTATTTCAAAGATCCGGCTTACCGGGGGCGAACCCCTGGTCAGAAAAGGACTGGATGAACTGGTAGGCATGATCTCAAAAGTGGAAGGAATCCGGGAGATTACCATGACCACCAATGGCCACTTACTTGCCAGAATGGCCTCAAAGCTTGCTCTGGCGGGTCTGGACCGGGTCAATATCAGCCTGGATACACTGGACCCGCAACGATACCGGAAGATCACAAGGGGGGGCGATATCCGCCAGGTGAAGAAAGGAATAGATGCCGCCCTAAAAGCCGGGTTGGATCCGGTGAAGATTAATTGTGTGATTACTCCGGACACCTCCCCTGAGGAGATTGAGAACCTGAAAAAATTCTGCGGCTCAAAGGACCTGGGACTAAGGTTTATCCGGCAGATGAACCTGGGATCGGGCAAATTCTGGAAAGTGGAAGGTGGCGACGGGGGTCATTGTCCCCTTTGCAGCCGGATCCGGCTCACTGCCGACGGCCGGTTTATTCCCTGCCTGTTCAGTGAAAAGGAATTCGATATCACAGAACTCGGGATCGGGGGGGCCTTCCGTATGGCTATTCAGCAAAAACCAGAGAGGGGCCGGGTAAACTCCAGGAGCACTTTTTATGAAATAGGCGGATAAACGGTCCTTTCGGGGATAAAAACCTAAAGAAGATGAATGTTAAGGAGGAGCAAAAGAGGCATCTGAGCCACATGGACAAACAGGGCGATGCCCGCATGGTAGATGTGGGTGGCAAGCAGATTTTGCACCGAACCGCCCGGGCATCCGGCCTGATCTGCCTGGCTGCGGAAACCATAGAGGCCATCAGGGATGACCAGCTGAAAAAGGGAAATGTACTGGCTGTTGCCAGGATCGCGGGCATTCAGGCTGCAAAAGCAACCCCGGACCTAATTCCCCTCTGCCACATCCTTCCGCTTGATTCTGTCTGCATCGACTTTGAATTCAGGGATGAGGGAATCCTTGCCAGCTGTGAAGTAAGTTGCCAGGCCCGTACCGGGGTTGAAATGGAAGCGCTGACCGGAGTATCGGTGGCGCTGTTAACAGTATACGACATGTGCAAAGCCATAGACGGGGAGATGGTCCTGGATCAGATCAGGCTGATTCATAAAGAGAAGGAGGAGCCCACCGCATGAAACAAATGATCACCATCACCTCGGTGAACCAATCCGGCAGCAAGGGGAAGGCCAAAAAACCGGTTCCTGAAGTCCTGATCAACCAGGAGGGTATTGTCGGAGATGCCCACGCTGGTCCATGGCATCGTCAGGTCAGTCTCCTGGCTTCCGAGAGTATCCGGAAATATGAAAGCAATACCGGATCGCGTGTTCCCGACGGGGGATTCGGAGAAAATATCACCACCTCAGGCTTCGCTCTTCATCACGCCCGTCCGCTGGATCGTTTTCTGCACGGGGAAGTGGTCCTTGAGCTCACCCAGGTCGGTAAAAAATGCCACGGGAAGGGTTGTGCCATATACAAGGATACCGGGGAATGCATCATGCCTGACGAGGGAATATTCTGCCGGGTACTTCACGGAGGCAGGCTGAAAGCAGGGGACCGGCTTGAATATGTTCCCAGGACCTTCAGCCTGAAAGTGATCACACTCAGTGACCGGGCTTCAGGCGGATTCTATTCCGACCGGAGCGGACCCCTGATCCTTCAGGAGATCGAACACTGGTTCGAAGAGAAAAAACTGAAGCACGCGGCCAGCACGGTGATCCTTCCGGACAGCCGGGAAGCCTTTTCAGGTGAACTTGGAAGAGCCATCGGGGAAAACACGGACCTGATATTTACAAGCGGCAGTACCGGGCTGGGTTCCCGGGATATGGCCCCCGATGTAGCCATGCAGCACCTGGAAAGGCAGATCCCGGGGATCATGGAGCTGATCCGGGTGAAATACGGCATGGTCAACCCCAATGCTTCCCTGAGCCGTTCCATCGCGGGAACGGCAGGGAAATCGCTGATCTTCGTACTTCCCGGTTCCACACGCGCCATCAAAGAATATATGGAAGAGATCCTGAAAAGTCTCTGGCACCTTATCCTGATGGTCAATGATATCGACAGCCACTGATCCCTGAAACCGGAGTACCCTACGAGATCAACTGAATGATGTAGTAGGATCCAATGCCGATAAAGACAAGCGCCAACACCCTTCTGAACCATAATTCAAAAGATTTCAGCCTGTTAAATGCCCTTCCGACACCGGAAACCGTAAACGCCAGCAGCCAGGCAAAGATCACCACGGGGATGCCGGCTGCCAGGGAAAAAGGCAGGCTTAGCCAGGGCGAAGCGGTGGTGATAATCAGAGGTATCAGCATGGCGAAATAGAGCATACCGCTGTAGGGACAAAAAGCCAGGGCGAAGACCAGTCCCACCAGAAATGAATCCCAGGCCCGGAAAGCGGTCCGGTTTTGAAATCTCTGGGTGAGGCGGCTGATTCCGGGGAGATTCATCCGGAATAATCCCAGCATATACAATCCGATGAGCAACAAGAGGGGACCAATGAAATACTCAGAGTATTGCTGGAAAATTGTTGAAATTCTGAATTGGTCCGCTCCCAGATAAAGAATCAAAGCCAGACCGGTATAGGCTGAAACAGTTCCCAGGGCATAAAACACTCCATTTGAAAATACCTTGCGGGGCCGGGTGATGTCCTTCCCTATATAGCCCATTGCAGTAATATTGATGGTCATGGGGCAGGGAGCCAGGGCAATAAGCAAACCCAGTAATAAAGCTGAGATCAGCGGACCCGGGGCACTGGCATAGAGTTCTGTCAGGAAGGTCTGCATCACTCCAGGAATTTATCGAGTGTTTCTCTGAGGGCTTTCCGGTAGTATTCAGGATGGGTGCTGGCATACATGAAGGCAGCGCTGGTAAGATCTTCCGCGCGGCCTCCTTTCACCACAAAAAGGGTTTGGCCTGAGGCCTGTAAAAGCCTGGCCGTATTCTTTCCGTTTTCGGTCTGGAAATTCAGGGTGATGAACCTTACCCTTCCCGACTCGATATCCTCCCTGTATTCTTCTTCGAGCACGAACCTGGTCTCCTGCTCCACCGCAGTGCAGGATTCACAACGTTGCGCCAGGTGGAACAGCACAATCTGCACATAATCAGCATCAGGTATAAAGGTGCCAGTATCCTTTCCATTCCCGCTCCTGCATGCGTGCACTGCCAGCAGGACGATCCACATGAATACAACAATTACTCTTCTCATGTCCTTCATGTAACAAACCAGGATCACGCAGTGTTCAGACCGGCCTCAGCAAATCCGGGTATTCATAAAGGGGCTGTCCCCTTGGCTTGGGTCATTCAGCCACTTTAACACACAACATCCGGGCCTGATCCCTGATCAGAAGCTTGCCGTCGGCCAGTGCAATGGGTGCCCAGTTCTGCGTTCCAAACCTGGCAGAACCGGGATCATCATTCTCCAGGGCTGTGAGTATCTCCGCGGATGCCAGTGGCTTAAATCCGGTGGGATCGGGCTCGATCAGGTACAGGGTCTTGGCCCCGTCGGTGGCCAGGATCAGTCCGTCCGCCAGGATCATGCTGCCCTTGTTAAAATCCGGATCACGCTTGGTCTTCCACATGATCTCCCCATCCATGCTCATGCAACTCAGGC comes from the Bacteroidales bacterium genome and includes:
- a CDS encoding molybdopterin-dependent oxidoreductase, with protein sequence MNSDKRYNDRLFKNMGNPFDMDRRDFMKRIGTGLVVAFSVGRTPLKAGLPQDGDPGFNAYLRIGEDGKVTLYTGKIEMGQGPITSLPMELADELDVRLEDVDILMGDTDLCPWDEGTYGSLSTRVFGQVMRAAAAKARAILLKMAAGELSLETSQLEVRDGIVRSRDNHNKRISYAELTKGKKILETEIGDVAMKKASEFRIMGNARLRVDSVEKVTGEAKYAGDIQLPGMLSARILRPPSLGARLLAVDTSEAEAMEGLTVVKDGDFVAVLHPSRHMAGKAIETIKAEWEEEEVELNHDSLFDHILEIATESRVLASKGQLSQGKSDAVQHIESSFLDPYIAHSPIENHTATALMENGKMKVWASCQTPYPTRDDIAETVGMDPGDVQLLPIFVGGGFGGKIYNPQATEVARLVKLTGKPVQLVFSREEEFMYDRLRPAAVVKINAGLNEAGRISYWDLTVHQGGGREAEHFYDIPHSRTRTKSAPRGTMGHPFFTGAWRAPSVNTNTFARESQMDILAAASGVDPVEFRLRHLEHDPRMANVLKTGAERFGWTPAKGPSGRGYGFALGIDVGTYVVVFVEVEVDRTTGYVQVKRAVSCQDMGMIVNPQGATIQAEGCMLMGLGYALREEIQFEGRKMLSRNYDSYSITQFNMAPELEVVLMDSPHEVPHGGGEPPVVCMGGAVANAVFDATGARVFRQPLTPERVKQAIDSI
- a CDS encoding sulfite exporter TauE/SafE family protein, coding for MQLEVLFILAICLVAFLYSSVGHGGASGYLAFMALFGIEVALMKPSALILNLFVSSIAFISFYRAGHFRARLLIPFVVTSIPMAFLGASLELPPELYKKILGVCLFLAALRIVIRTGEDGDRKQLSIPIALAAGALIGFFSGMIGIGGGIILSPLLLLTRWGGMKETAAASAAFIFLNSLAGLSGHILAGMEVSPKIALWIVAVMAGGLLGSWTGGFRLTAMQLKYLITTVLLIASLKLFII
- a CDS encoding molybdopterin molybdotransferase MoeA; this translates as MIQLEKALARAGIYPVRTGSETLPLEDTPGRVLAEDIFADRDIPPFPRSTMDGYACRRKDLPGPLVVLETIEAGKLPVHDIGRGRCSKIMTGAMVPSGADCVIMKEDVETGTDGRILFTAVETEAHIDSRGQDLKKGELLLPQGCCLTPGHLGIIASAGKTRIKVARALKVGILATGSELIEAGQHPEGAQIRNSNSYQLAAQIRRAGHLPYAMGIVEDRFESIAERITMALEGTDLLLLTGGASVGELDLVPGVLKELGFRLEFDRVAMQPGKPVSFAHRENKRCFGLSGNPVSSFVQFELLVRPYLEICAGMLPVNKRILVTLEKEYRRKQADRQFFLPVTFTGGGACEAVEYHGSGHLHALEKATGFAEIPAGQKIVNKGDKVHVRLI
- a CDS encoding radical SAM protein, producing the protein MYDSFNREITYLRISVTDRCNLACRYCMPEQLTVAAHGSRILDFNEITHIVRTLAPLGISKIRLTGGEPLVRKGLDELVGMISKVEGIREITMTTNGHLLARMASKLALAGLDRVNISLDTLDPQRYRKITRGGDIRQVKKGIDAALKAGLDPVKINCVITPDTSPEEIENLKKFCGSKDLGLRFIRQMNLGSGKFWKVEGGDGGHCPLCSRIRLTADGRFIPCLFSEKEFDITELGIGGAFRMAIQQKPERGRVNSRSTFYEIGG
- the moaC gene encoding cyclic pyranopterin monophosphate synthase MoaC — protein: MNVKEEQKRHLSHMDKQGDARMVDVGGKQILHRTARASGLICLAAETIEAIRDDQLKKGNVLAVARIAGIQAAKATPDLIPLCHILPLDSVCIDFEFRDEGILASCEVSCQARTGVEMEALTGVSVALLTVYDMCKAIDGEMVLDQIRLIHKEKEEPTA
- a CDS encoding molybdopterin-binding protein — protein: MKQMITITSVNQSGSKGKAKKPVPEVLINQEGIVGDAHAGPWHRQVSLLASESIRKYESNTGSRVPDGGFGENITTSGFALHHARPLDRFLHGEVVLELTQVGKKCHGKGCAIYKDTGECIMPDEGIFCRVLHGGRLKAGDRLEYVPRTFSLKVITLSDRASGGFYSDRSGPLILQEIEHWFEEKKLKHAASTVILPDSREAFSGELGRAIGENTDLIFTSGSTGLGSRDMAPDVAMQHLERQIPGIMELIRVKYGMVNPNASLSRSIAGTAGKSLIFVLPGSTRAIKEYMEEILKSLWHLILMVNDIDSH
- a CDS encoding aromatic aminobenezylarsenical efflux permease ArsG family transporter, which gives rise to MQTFLTELYASAPGPLISALLLGLLIALAPCPMTINITAMGYIGKDITRPRKVFSNGVFYALGTVSAYTGLALILYLGADQFRISTIFQQYSEYFIGPLLLLIGLYMLGLFRMNLPGISRLTQRFQNRTAFRAWDSFLVGLVFALAFCPYSGMLYFAMLIPLIITTASPWLSLPFSLAAGIPVVIFAWLLAFTVSGVGRAFNRLKSFELWFRRVLALVFIGIGSYYIIQLIS
- a CDS encoding nitrophenyl compound nitroreductase subunit ArsF family protein, whose protein sequence is MRRVIVVFMWIVLLAVHACRSGNGKDTGTFIPDADYVQIVLFHLAQRCESCTAVEQETRFVLEEEYREDIESGRVRFITLNFQTENGKNTARLLQASGQTLFVVKGGRAEDLTSAAFMYASTHPEYYRKALRETLDKFLE